In the Caldisericota bacterium genome, one interval contains:
- a CDS encoding integrase core domain-containing protein: RCPRINGYVERSNRTLQEEFINNHLNLLATDINAFNSKLIDYLIWYNTKRVHKGINNLSPIDFLKISSGVSNVCNSYNLLTYAIDPSVYDAQPFFRWNPFELTSMIDFSEKVIADVGAGTGKLTFIAAPYARIVYAVEPVGNLRIYLKEKAQMEKLKNVFPVDGLITDISFPNGFFDVSLGGFVFGDNKENEYREMERVTKKDGIIIYCPENIDADNDEHRFLINKEFEWATFETPDDGMKRKYWKHLV, translated from the coding sequence CAAGATGTCCGAGGATCAATGGATACGTAGAAAGATCAAACAGAACACTACAGGAAGAATTCATCAACAACCACCTTAATCTATTAGCTACAGATATTAATGCATTCAACTCAAAACTAATCGATTACCTTATCTGGTATAATACTAAAAGAGTCCATAAAGGCATTAATAATTTGTCACCTATAGATTTTCTTAAAATATCATCCGGAGTCTCAAATGTATGTAACTCATACAATCTCTTGACATATGCGATAGACCCATCCGTATATGATGCTCAACCCTTTTTTCGATGGAATCCGTTTGAATTAACCTCAATGATTGATTTCAGCGAAAAGGTTATTGCAGATGTAGGTGCTGGTACTGGAAAGCTTACCTTTATTGCTGCTCCATATGCTAGAATAGTCTATGCAGTAGAGCCAGTTGGTAATTTACGAATTTATCTAAAAGAGAAGGCGCAGATGGAAAAACTGAAAAATGTGTTCCCTGTCGATGGCTTAATAACTGATATTTCATTTCCCAATGGCTTTTTTGATGTCTCGCTGGGAGGTTTTGTATTTGGTGATAATAAAGAGAATGAGTACCGTGAAATGGAACGAGTTACAAAGAAAGACGGTATAATTATATATTGTCCGGAAAATATTGATGCGGACAATGACGAACACCGCTTTTTGATTAATAAAGAATTTGAATGGGCAACATTTGAGACACCTGACGATGGAATGAAAAGAAAATACTGGAAGCATCTTGTTTGA